One window from the genome of Saccharomyces mikatae IFO 1815 strain IFO1815 genome assembly, chromosome: 6 encodes:
- the CCM1 gene encoding Ccm1p (similar to Saccharomyces cerevisiae CCM1 (YGR150C); ancestral locus Anc_4.87), giving the protein MYMAKYGPKTNVLCFPLKSVHLLSKKLIVKRFKYTVPIEDEKNMRCLGGNKTISPEDVEFKLAQLREFTNSLKDRIHNIELVNSNSHQSNDRPLISENSRSDNVTKSISVTDEVETNKLSELIHSSFSEKINHLVPKVIRERVADDSVLEKNVLDKSHMNWAPIIDRLYTSEKRLTSITSKEFSVWLRCTVKYLPFHSILYLDEMLLEQIGGDVVKFDTNMYECIFNNLGNLKPNSSGQESIVDDKVILKMKELLERYDNSLKIIEERRTKRQGPLLRAPKMTQAILNNCLKYSTKCSSYNNMESFITRFKDNYEISLNKQNLTTVIQFYSKKKMIKQAWNTFDTMKFLSTKHFPDILTYNTMLQICEKEKNFPRALDLFQEIQDHNIKPTTNTYIIMARVLATSSSNTVVSEGKSNSLRLLGWKYLHELQEKNLHRHKNDELNLFLSMMALSAYDGDIELSRALYYLFIGKKYRNLCANWKGNILLDQDKIWKSVLMPEMLNYLMLAYARFDPNNLPVLSGYEKGIALRRRFLREFNSSSRIDDTNKAVKFKLPFLPINDLNLVAQILAESNAIWGFNLENGGTYDTLTSTIETVQETIKKLAQSFHLFAQESKDLNDFKFKIMYEVTKMQRESINVNVFNKISLYTYLTIPINLKQQKEFLRRLTNFTFQQHEFEAVIKRLYESYRNLSLSDQIVQNSNSDEVKSVSEIEGKGSLNVRIDDIWYITSLRCKIMMDTSLYELVMKAAIEFQNEDLAKKTWNDRGRFRTTVPFLKMDQRVRITEDQKFARLMVDFFTKQGKYSDALSIVLSSKNRFNWTYPMVKNLHQALEAIEDKNSVEILLDVVNKKSHARAIKWDDQELTI; this is encoded by the coding sequence ATGTACATGGCCAAATATGGCCCTAAGACTAATGTGCTATGTTTTCCATTAAAATCGGTTCATCTACTTTCGAAAAAACTTATAGTTAAGCGTTTCAAATATACCGTACCAATCGAAGATGAGAAGAATATGAGATGCCTCGGTGGAAATAAGACAATATCCCCTGAAGACGTTGAATTTAAGCTAGCACAGTTGCGAGAATTCACTAATTCTCTTAAAGATCGCATTCATAATATTGAGTTGGTCAATTCAAATAGCCATCAAAGCAACGACAGACCACTAATATCAGAGAACTCAAGAAGTGACAATGTTACTAAAAGTATATCTGTGACAGACGAAGTGGAAACCAATAAACTATCAGAGCTGATTCATTCCTCGTTTTCAGAAAAGATTAATCATCTTGTACCGAAAGTTATAAGGGAAAGAGTAGCAGATGACAGCGTCCTTGAGAAAAATGTTCTTGACAAATCTCATATGAATTGGGCACCTATCATAGATCGGCTTTATACCAGTGAGAAACGATTAACGAGCATTACTTCCAAGGAATTTTCCGTCTGGTTGAGGTGTACAGTAAAATATTTACCGTTTCATAGTATACTCTACCTGGATGAAATGCTATTAGAACAAATCGGCGGAGATGTTGTGAAGTTTGATACCAACATGTATGAGTGCATTTTTAATAACTTAGGGAATTTGAAGCCAAATAGTTCTGGCCAGGAAAGtattgttgatgataaagttattctaaaaatgaaagagtTATTAGAGAGGTATGAtaattcattgaaaataattgaAGAAAGGCGTACTAAAAGACAGGGACCTTTGTTGAGAGCACCAAAGATGACTCAAGCAATACTCAATAATTGCTTGAAATACTCAACCAAATGTTCAAGTTATAATAATATGGAGTCTTTTATTACAAGGTTCAAAGATAACTATGAAATATCTCTTAATAAGCAGAATTTAACCACGGTCATACAGTTTTATtctaagaagaaaatgattaAGCAAGCCTGGAATACTTTTGATACCATGAAATTTCTATCTACAAAACACTTCCCCGACATCCTCACATATAACACAATGCTTCAAATAtgcgaaaaagaaaagaatttccCCAGAGCCTTAGAtttatttcaagaaatacaAGATCACAACATAAAACCTACAACAAATACCTATATAATTATGGCAAGAGTTTTGGCTACTTCAAGCAGTAATACTGTTGTTAGCGAAGGGAAATCAAACTCTTTAAGATTATTAGGATGGAAATATCTTCATGAgttgcaagaaaaaaatcttcacaGACACAAAAACGATGAATTAAATTTATTTTTGTCTATGATGGCATTATCTGCATATGACGGAGACATTGAATTAAGTAGAGCCCTGTATTACTTATTCATCGGAAAGAAATACAGAAATTTGTGCGCAAATTGGAAAggaaatattcttttggatCAAGATAAAATATGGAAGTCTGTATTAATGCCGGAAATGCTAAATTATTTGATGCTTGCTTATGCAAGATTCGATCCAAACAATTTGCCAGTCCTATCAGGTTATGAAAAAGGTATCGCTTTAAGAAGAAGGTTTCTTCGTGAATTCAATTCCTCCTCTAGGATAGACGATACAAACAAAGCTGTAAAGTTTAAACTGccatttcttccaattaATGATTTGAACTTGGTGGCACAGATATTGGCAGAATCTAATGCAATCTGGGGTTTCAACCTGGAAAATGGAGGAACGTACGATACATTGACATCTACTATAGAAACAGTACAAGAGACAATCAAAAAGCTCGCCCAATCGTTTCATTTATTTGCTCAAGAGTCTAAGGATTTGAATGATTTCAAGTTTAAAATCATGTATGAAGTTACAAAAATGCAAAGAGAAAGTATTAACGTAAACGTGTTCAataaaatttcattatACACATACCTGACAATTCCcataaatttgaaacaacAAAAGGAGTTTTTGCGAAGGTTGAcaaattttacttttcaacAACACGAGTTCGAAGCTGTCATAAAGCGTTTATATGAAAGTTACCGTAACCTTTCCTTGTCGGatcaaattgttcaaaattcaaattcaGATGAAGTCAAATCAGTTTCCGAAATTGAGGGGAAGGGAAGCTTGAATGTGAGAATAGATGACATATGGTATATCACTTCTTTGAGATGCAAGATTATGATGGATACTTCTCTATATGAGTTGGTAATGAAAGCTGCCATagaatttcaaaatgaGGACTTAGCTAAGAAAACGTGGAACGACAGGGGTAGATTTAGGACAACCGTACCATTTTTAAAGATGGATCAAAGAGTGAGAATAACTGAGGACCAGAAGTTTGCGCGCTTGATGGTTGACTTTTTCACCAAACAAGGAAAGTATTCTGATGCTTTATCTATTGTGctatcttcaaaaaatcgtTTCAATTGGACATACCCAATGGTCAAAAACTTGCACCAGGCGTTGGAAGCGATCGAGGATAAAAATAGTGTTGAAATTTTACTAGACGtagtaaataaaaaatcccATGCAAGAGCCATAAAGTGGGATGATCAAGAACTCACTATTTAA
- the SMKI06G1890 gene encoding gag protein has product MESQQSSQNSPISHGSACASVTSTEVHTNQDPLDVSASKIQEFEKASTKAHSQQTTTPHSSAVPENHHHASPPADQVPLPQNGPLPQQRMMTPQQANISGWQVYGHPTLMPYPPYQMTPMYVPSKSNSQFTQYLPPDGTHRNTSSPESENSFTDSSSAKSNMTSTNNYVRPPPILTSPNDFLSWVKTYIKFLQNSNLGDIIPTTTGKVVRQMTDNELTFLCHTFQLFAPSQFLPTWVKDILSIDYTDIMKILSKSIEKMQSDNQEANDIVTLANLQYNGSTPAEAFETKVTNIIDRLNNNGIHINNKVACQLIMRGLSGEYKFLRYTRHRYLNMTVAELFLDIHAIYEEQQESRRSKPSYRRNPSDERNDSRTYMNTTKPKAITRSSQKTNNSKSRTARAHNVFTSKNSPGTDNDSIGESTTGPIQLNNKHDLHLRPETY; this is encoded by the coding sequence atggaatcccaacaatcatctcaaaattcgccaATCTCTCATGGTAGCGCCTGTGCTTCGGTTACTTCTACAGAAGTCCACACAAATCAAGATCCGTTAGacgtttcagcttccaaaattcaagaatttgagaAGGCTTCCACTAAGGCTCATTCTCAACAGACAACGACACCTCACTCGTCTGCTGTTCCAGAGAACCACCATCATGCCTCTCCTCCAGCTGATCAAGTACCATTGCCACAAAATGGGCCGCTCCCACAGCAGCGCATGATGACTCCCCAACAAGCCAATATTTCTGGTTGGCAAGTATACGGGCACCCAACTTTGATGCCGTATCCACCTTATCAAATGACACCCATGTATGTTCCATCTAAGTCAAACTCACAGTTTACACAATATTTACCACCTGATGGAACACATCGAAACACTTCATCACCCGAGTCTGAAAATTCATTCACTGATTCATCCTCAGCGAAGTCTAATATGACATCCACTAATAATTATGTCAGACCACCACCAATCTTAACCTCACCTAATGACTTCCTAAGTTGGGTTAAAACATACATtaaatttttgcaaaattcaaatctcgGTGATATTATTCCGACAACAACCGGAAAAGTAGTACGTCAGATGACAGATAATGAACTCACCTTCTTATGTCACACTTTTCAATTATTCGCTCCATCTCAGTTCCTACCCACCTGGGTCAAAGACATCCTATCTATTGATTATACGGATATCATGAAAATTCTGTCGAAAAGCATCGAAAAAATGCAATCTGATAATCAAGAGGCAAATGACATCGTGACACTCGCAAATTTGCAATATAATGGCAGTACGCCTGCAGAAgcatttgaaacaaaagtcACAAACATTATTGACAGACTAAATAACAATGGCATTCACATCAATAACAAAGTAGCATGCCAACTAATCATGAGAGGCCTATCTGGCgaatacaaatttttacGCTACACACGTCATCGATATCTAAATATGACAGTTGCTGAACTATTTTTAGACATCCATGCTATCTATGAAGAACAACAGGAATCAAGACGCAGCAAACCTTCTTACAGGAGAAATCCGAGTGATGAGAGAAATGATTCTCGAACTTACATGAATACGACCAAACCCAAAGCTATAACTCGAAGTTcccaaaaaacaaataattcGAAATCAAGAACAGCCAGGGCTCATAACGTATTCACATCTAAAAACTCTCCCGGTACTGACAACGATTCCATCGGTGAATCAACTACCGGACCGattcaattgaataataaGCACGACCTTCACCTTAGGCCAGAAACTTACTGA
- the SMKI06G1900 gene encoding uncharacterized protein produces MLAHANAQTIRYSLKKNTITYFNESDVDWSSATNYQCPDCLIGKSTKHRHIKGSRLKYQNSYEPFQYLHTDIFGPVHNLPKSAPSYFISFTDEKTKFRWVYPLHDRREDSILDVFTTILAFIKNQFQSNVLVIQMDRGSEYTNKTLHKFLEKNGITPCYTTTADSRAHGIAERLNRTLLDDCRTQLQCSGLPNHLWFSAVEFSTIVRNSLASPKSKKSARQHAGLAGLDISTLLPFGQPVIVNNHNPDSKIHPRGITGYALHPSRNSYGYIIYLPSLKKTVDTTNYVILQGKESRLDQFNYDALTFDDDLNRLTASYQSFIASNEIQQSNDLNIESDHDYQSDIELNPDHQRNVLPKVPIPTDSPPPLTHTEESTPISKTKTRAPREVDPNISESNILPSKKRSSIPKIAANDSTGSGGINKSDVPLLTPLFKPDTQHSYQANTSNDFGDSDSQSDIDADYKGVTIPSLGGTSNKTDLQISDPETEKRTKHRPPSIDAYPLKKDSSHHISPIKTPVTRPEQNIEESIIADLPLPDLPPILSTEFPDPFKELPPINSRQTNSSLGGMDDSNISATINSKKRSLEDNETEIEVSRDTWNTKNMRSLEPPRSKKRILLIAAVKTVKSIKPIRATLRYDEAITYNKNIIEKEKYIEAYQKEINQLLKMNTWDTDRYYDREDIDPKRVINSMFIFNKKRDGTHKARFVARGDVQHPDTYDSGMQSNTVHHYALMTSLSLALDNDYFITQLDISSAYLYADIKEELYIRPPPHLRMNNKLIRLRKSLYGLKQSGANWYETIKSYLIQQCDMKEVRGWSCVFKNSQLTICLFVDDMILFSKDLNANKKVIEKLKRQYDTKIINLGEDNDEIQYDILGLEIKYKRGKYMKLGMENSLTEKLPKINVPLNPKGKKLAAPGQPGLYIDQEELELEEDDYKMKVHEMQKLIGLASYVGYKFRFDLLYYINTLAQHILFPSKQVLDMTYELIQFIWDTRDRQLIWHKSKSTKPANNLVVISDASYGNQPYYKSQIGNVFLLNGKVIGGKSTKASLTCTSTTEAEIHAISESVPLLNNLSYLVQELNKKPITKGLLTDSKSTISIVMSKNEEKFRNRFFGTKAMRLRDEVSGNNLHVCYIETKKNIADVLTKPLPIKTFKLLTNKWIH; encoded by the coding sequence ATGCTTGCACATGCCAATGCCCAGACAATTAGATATTCACTTAAAAAGAACACTATTACGTATTTTAATGAATCTGATGTTGATTGGTCTAGCgctactaattatcaatgtCCCGATTGCTTAATCGGTAAAAGCACCAAACACAGACATATCAAAGGATCACGGCTAAAATACCAAAATTCATATGAACCTTTTCAATACCTACATACGGACATATTTGGCCCTGTTCACAACCTACCAAAGAGCGCACCATCCTATTTTATCTCATTCACTGAtgaaaaaaccaaattcCGTTGGGTTTATCCATTACATGACCGTCGCGAGGATTCTATTCTCGATGTCTTTACTACGATACTGGCTTTCATTAAAAACCAGTTTCAGTCTAATGTTCTGGTTATCCAAATGGACCGTGGTTCTGAGTACACTAACAAAACTCTCCATAAattccttgaaaaaaatggtataaCTCCATGTTATACAACCACAGCGGATTCCAGAGCCCATGGTATCGCTGAACGGCTAAACCGTACCCTATTAGATGACTGTCGTACCCAACTGCAATGTAGTGGTCTACCGAATCATCTATGGTTTTCAGCAGTCGAATTCTCTACTATCGTAAGGAACTCACTAGCTTCGCccaaaagcaaaaaatctGCAAGACAACACGCTGGATTGGCAGGACTTGACATCAGTACTTTGTTACCTTTCGGTCAACCCGTCATAGTCAATAACCACAACCCTGACTCAAAAATTCACCCTCGTGGTATCACTGGCTATGCTCTACATCCATCTCGAAATTCTTATGGATATATCATCTATCTCCCATCCTTGAAGAAGACAGTAGATACGACTAATTACGTTATTCTTCAAGGCAAGGAATCCAGATTAGACCAATTCAATTACGACGCACTCACCTTCGATGACGATTTGAATCGTTTAACTGCTTCTTATCAATCGTTCATTGCGTCAAATGAGATCCAACAATCAAATGATCTCAACATAGAATCCGACCATGACTATCAATCTGACATTGAATTGAATCCTGACCACCAACGAAATGTACTTCCAAAAGTACCAATCCCCACTGACTCCCCACCTCCTTTAACTCATACTGAAGAATCAACGCCTATTTCTAAAACCAAGACTCGAGCACCCAGAGAAGTTGATCCAAACATATCTGAATCTAATATTCTTCCGTCTAAGAAGAGATCTAGCATCCCAAAAATTGCTGCTAACGACAGTACCGGTTCGGGTGGTATAAATAAATCAGATGTTCCTCTACTTACTCCTTTGTTCAAACCCGACACACAACATTCGTATCAAGCCAATACATCTAATGATTTCGGTGACTCAGACTCACAAAGTGACATTGATGCTGACTATAAGGGCGTGACGATACCCAGTTTGGGTGGTACCAGCAACAAAACTGATTTGCAGATAAGTGATCCAGAGACTGAGAAAAGGACCAAACACCGTCCACCTTCAATCGATGCTTATCCACTGAAAAAGGACTCATCGCACCATATTTCCCCTATAAAAACACCAGTTACTCGTCCCGAACAGAATATCGAGGAATCTATTATCGCTGATCTCCCTCTCCCTGATCTACCTCCAATACTTTCTACCGAATTCCCTGACCCATTTAAAGAACTTCCCCCGATCAATTCTCGTCAAACTAATTCCAGTTTGGGTGGTATGGATGACTCTAATATCTCCGCTACTATCAAtagcaagaaaagatcattagaagataatgaaactgaaaTTGAGGTATCACGAGACACATggaatacaaagaatatgCGTAGTTTAGAACCTCCAAGGTCAAAGAAACGAATACTGCTGATCGCAGCTGTAAAAACAgtaaaatcaatcaaaCCGATACGAGCAACCTTAAGATATGACGAAGCAATCAcatacaataaaaatattatagaaaaggaaaaatatatcgaagcatatcaaaaagaaatcaatcaaCTACTAAAAATGAACACTTGGGATACAGACAGATATTATGACAGGGAAGATATAGACCCTAAAAGGGTAATAAACTCAATGTTTATCTTCAACAAGAAACGCGACGGAACTCATAAAGCTAGATTTGTTGCAAGAGGTGACGTTCAACATCCCGATACGTATGACTCAGGTATGCAATCCAACACTGTACACCATTATGCATTGATGACATCTCTGTCTCTAGCATTAGACAATGACTATTTTATTACACAATTAGATATATCCTCGGCGTACTTGTACGCAGacattaaagaagaattatacATAAGACCCCCACCACATTTGAGAATGAATAACAAGTTAATACGTTTGAGGAAATCACTTTATGGTTTGAAACAAAGTGGTGCAAACTGGTATGAAACTATTAAATCATATCTGATACAACAATGTGATATGAAAGAAGTTCGTGGATGGTCATGTGTATTTAAGAATAGTCAATTGACAATTTGCTtatttgttgatgatatgATATTATTTAGCAAGGACTTAAATgcaaataagaaagttATAGAAAAACTTAAGAGACAGTATGATACGAAGATTATAAACCTAGGTGaggataatgatgaaatacAATATGACATTCTCGGATTagaaatcaaatataagagaggtaaaTACATGAAGTTAGGTATGGAAAACTCTCTAACTGAAAAACTACCCAAAATAAACGTACCTTTGAACCCTAAAGGAAAGAAACTTGCTGCTCCAGGCCAACCAGGCCTTTACATAGACCAGGAAGAGCTAgaactagaagaagatgattacAAAATGAAGGTACATGAAATGCAAAAACTAATAGGTCTAGCGTCATACGTTGGATATAAGTTTAGATTCGACCTATTATATTACATTAACACGCTTGCACAACATATACTATTTCCATCCAAGCAAGTGTTAGATATGACATATGAATTGATACAGTTCATATGGGATACGAGAGATAGACAACTAATATGGCACAAAAGCAAATCTACTAAGCCAGCAAATAATTTAGTTGTTATAAGCGATGCCTCATACGGCAATCAACCGTATTATAAATCACAGATTGGCAACGTATTTCTACTTAATGGAAAGGTAATTGGAGGAAAGTCCACCAAGGCTTCATTGACATGTACTTCGACTACAGAAGCAGAAATACACGCAATAAGTGAATCTGTTCCGTTATTAAATAATCTAAGTTACCTCGTACAAGAACTTAACAAAAAACCAATTACTAAAGGATTACTTACTGACAGTAAATCTACAATCAGTATAGTTATgtccaaaaatgaagagaaatttaGAAACAGATTTTTTGGTACTAAAGCAATGAGACTCAGAGATGAAGTATCAGGAAATAATTTGCACGTATGCTATATCGAgactaaaaagaatattgcAGACGTATTAACCAAACCTCTTccaataaaaacatttaaaCTACTAACAAACAAATGGATTCATTAG
- the RSR1 gene encoding Ras family GTPase RSR1 (similar to Saccharomyces cerevisiae RSR1 (YGR152C); ancestral locus Anc_4.73) translates to MRDYKLVVLGAGGVGKSCLTVQFVQGVYLDTYDPTIEDSYRKTIEIDNKVFDLEILDTAGIAQFTAMRELYIKSGMGFLLVYSVTDRQSLEELMELREQVLRIKDSDRVPMVLIGNKADLINERVISVEEGIEVSSKWGRVPFYETSALLRSNVDEVFVDLVRQIIRNEMESVAIKDARNQSQQFNKNESSSTKLPNSAKQDTKHSNKQTSKGLYNKSSQGQVKAKQSLSANEKRKTSHAVPKPGATNREGINSGSQAKKKKKSNSACSIL, encoded by the coding sequence ATGAGAGACTATAAGTTAGTAGTATTGGGTGCGGGTGGTGTTGGTAAGTCCTGTCTGACAGTACAGTTTGTACAAGGTGTTTATTTGGATACGTATGATCCCACGATTGAAGATTCCTACAGAAAAACCATCGAAATCGATAACAAGGTCTTTGATCTCGAAATTTTGGACACAGCGGGCATTGCGCAATTTACTGCAATGAGAGAATTATACATAAAATCAGGAATGGGGTTTCTTTTGGTATATTCAGTAACTGATCGACAATCTTTAGAAGAATTAATGGAGCTGAGAGAACAGGTTCTTCGGATCAAAGATTCAGATCGCGTTCCAATGGTTCTGATAGGTAATAAAGCTGATTTAATCAATGAAAGGGTAATAAGTGTGGAAGAAGGTATAGAGGTAAGTAGCAAGTGGGGCAGAGTTCCATTTTATGAAACTAGCGCATTGTTGAGGAGTAATGTCGACGAAGTGTTTGTTGATTTAGTGAGGCAAATCATTCGGAATGAGATGGAAAGTGTGGCCATCAAGGATGCAAGAAACCAAAGTCAACAGTTTAACAAAAATGAGTCTTCATCAACCAAGCTCCCTAATTCTGCCAAGCAAGATACAAAACATTCAAACAAGCAAACATCTAAAGGGTTGTACAACAAGTCATCACAAGGACAAGTAAAAGCTAAACAATCTTTGTCAGCCAATGAAAAGCGCAAAACATCACATGCTGTTCCTAAACCGGGAGCTACCAACAGAGAAGGAATCAATTCTGGTTCACaagcaaaaaagaaaaaaaaaagcaattCCGCTTGCAGTATTTTGTAA
- the SMKI06G1920 gene encoding uncharacterized protein (similar to Saccharomyces cerevisiae YGR153W), with amino-acid sequence MCKHNLARNICSHECERERDSYSFLTSLSDIQDLNISQEQDNRESIYYEDSSALEGSEISIHLLPLDLNSTDENENENEYFKRNILLLSAKRKEEARQKKKISKRVSLLSENTKKKPVESSSDSSRDYDNQLNWKYEVAEYEEHDVKLCGCHKSRKAKCFKELEIECLEKGDIKRSLFYRGINEWCKEYEINKTREVCVPLIQEFYLHENGSDDLF; translated from the coding sequence ATGTGTAAGCATAATCTGGCGAGAAATATTTGCAGTCATGAATGCGAAAGGGAAAGAGActcatattcttttctcacTTCTCTGTCAGACATTCAGGATTTGAATATTAGTCAGGAACAAGATAATAGAGAGAGTATATATTATGAAGATAGTTCAGCGTTGGAAGGGTCTGAAATAAGTATACATTTGCTCCCCTTGGACCTAAATAGTACAGATGAGaatgaaaacgaaaatgaaTACTTCAAGAGGAACATCCTGTTGCTAAGTGCAAAACGGAAGGAGGAAGcaagacaaaagaagaaaatttcaaaaagggTATCTCTTCTATCCGAAAacacaaagaaaaagcctGTAGAATCAAGTTCTGATTCGAGTAGAGATTATGATAATCAACTCAACTGGAAATATGAAGTGGCAGAATACGAGGAGCATGATGTAAAACTTTGTGGATGTCATAAATCGAGGAAAGCAAAGTGTTTTAAAGAACTGGAAATTGAATGTTTAGAAAAGGGAGATATAAAGAGAAGCCTTTTCTATAGAGGTATAAATGAATGGTGCAAGGAATACGAAATCAATAAAACGAGAGAAGTCTGTGTCCCTTTGATACAAGAATTTTACCTACATGAGAATGGCAGCGACGATTTATTTTGA